The proteins below come from a single Leptolyngbya iicbica LK genomic window:
- a CDS encoding GUN4 domain-containing protein has protein sequence MPRNIALVIGINEYEELSSLNYAERDAELVAEFLHDMAGFNADNGGEVCLCTHTSPKYDGFATQPTRKSLRKILRKRFERERFLGIEDSFWFFFSGHGIRHCNKDYLMPIDGDPEELAESAIELNYVIERLTRSGAGQIVVILDACRVEGRKISQLDFGQDVPEGVTTIFSCAASEASYEVGEPIYQSTFTYTLLQSFRKQQKNGLTLLQLEQYLQTYVPQLNQQHNKPTQKPSIKCDFVSNGGKILLPHLRFPLTVSYPKESFVDRHDVSISPSIARDVPVPSNDYIGDINKLLENEKRILEEIYVFWKRHEKVEICNGSLAEALRLNIKEVTDYLEDFVAQGLMKLEDSTLDEYCVRLIPHGMRLLNELCQDDLSSAKGIDYRQLRDLLQTAQWQKADRETAHRMLEVVRRREDDWIRVDEDEMSNFPCTDLMTIDRLWMKYSSGQFGLSVQADIWQQLGSPLDFSKGWDRFCVRVGWQDAEAIQYLSYEDLHNNLTFPAIGSLPYSWWVTGWNKFPVKQPISRSKDGKSSVRVVCRGIGFILLSRIGTCKPL, from the coding sequence ATGCCTCGTAATATCGCTCTTGTTATTGGCATCAATGAATACGAGGAGCTCTCGTCTCTAAACTATGCTGAACGGGATGCCGAACTCGTTGCCGAATTTTTACATGATATGGCAGGCTTTAATGCTGATAACGGCGGCGAAGTTTGCTTATGCACTCACACCTCACCTAAATATGATGGATTCGCAACCCAACCGACGAGGAAATCACTGAGAAAAATCCTGCGCAAACGTTTTGAGCGAGAAAGATTTTTAGGCATAGAAGATAGTTTTTGGTTCTTTTTCAGCGGCCATGGCATTCGCCATTGTAATAAAGACTATTTAATGCCAATTGATGGTGATCCTGAAGAACTAGCGGAGTCTGCCATTGAACTGAATTATGTTATTGAACGGTTGACTCGCAGTGGCGCAGGCCAAATTGTTGTGATTTTAGATGCCTGTCGAGTTGAAGGAAGAAAGATCAGTCAACTTGATTTTGGGCAGGATGTCCCTGAAGGAGTAACGACTATCTTTTCGTGCGCAGCGAGTGAAGCATCTTATGAAGTTGGGGAACCAATTTATCAAAGCACTTTTACTTATACGCTCTTACAAAGTTTTAGGAAACAGCAAAAAAATGGTCTAACTCTCTTACAATTAGAGCAGTATTTGCAGACTTACGTGCCGCAGCTTAATCAGCAACACAACAAACCAACTCAGAAACCTAGTATCAAGTGTGATTTTGTTTCAAATGGCGGCAAGATTTTACTACCTCACTTACGTTTTCCACTCACCGTTTCTTACCCCAAAGAGAGTTTCGTAGATAGACATGACGTTAGCATCTCACCTTCTATAGCGAGAGATGTTCCCGTACCGTCGAACGACTATATAGGTGACATTAATAAGCTTTTGGAGAACGAAAAACGAATATTAGAAGAAATTTATGTTTTTTGGAAAAGGCATGAAAAGGTAGAGATTTGCAATGGTTCGCTTGCAGAAGCCTTGAGACTAAATATTAAAGAGGTCACAGATTATCTTGAGGACTTTGTTGCTCAAGGCTTAATGAAGCTAGAGGACAGTACTTTAGATGAATATTGTGTGAGGTTAATCCCACATGGTATGAGACTGCTAAATGAACTGTGCCAGGATGACCTTAGTTCTGCAAAAGGGATTGACTACAGGCAACTTCGAGACTTACTACAAACTGCCCAGTGGCAAAAAGCGGATAGGGAAACTGCACATCGAATGCTAGAAGTAGTAAGGCGTCGTGAGGACGACTGGATCAGGGTAGATGAAGATGAGATGAGCAACTTCCCATGCACTGATTTAATGACGATCGACCGGTTGTGGATGAAATATAGTAGTGGTCAATTTGGCTTGAGCGTTCAGGCTGATATTTGGCAGCAGTTAGGAAGCCCCTTAGATTTTAGTAAAGGCTGGGATCGTTTTTGTGTCCGCGTAGGATGGCAAGATGCTGAGGCTATTCAGTATTTAAGTTATGAAGATCTACATAATAATTTGACATTCCCCGCCATAGGGAGCTTGCCTTACAGTTGGTGGGTGACTGGTTGGAATAAATTTCCCGTAAAACAACCCATTTCACGTTCTAAAGATGGGAAAAGTTCTGTAAGAGTTGTCTGTCGAGGAATAGGATTTATCCTTTTATCACGCATCGGGACATGCAAACCGTTATGA
- a CDS encoding nucleotidyltransferase family protein produces MELHAIINLLQKHHATLADFGVESLAMFGSVVRDEAQDSSDLDVLVEFKGQATFLIATWISSSTLKIYSAYPLMWRRRKCFATKFKQQ; encoded by the coding sequence ATGGAACTTCACGCCATTATCAACCTGCTTCAAAAACACCACGCCACCTTAGCAGACTTCGGAGTCGAGTCTTTAGCAATGTTTGGTTCTGTGGTGCGGGATGAAGCCCAGGACAGCAGTGATTTGGACGTACTTGTAGAATTCAAAGGACAAGCCACCTTTTTGATCGCCACATGGATCTCAAGTTCTACCTTGAAGATTTACTCGGCGTATCCGTTGATGTGGCGACGAAGAAAATGCTTCGCGACGAAATTCAAGCAACAGTAG
- a CDS encoding DUF6036 family nucleotidyltransferase yields the protein MLNPDFKEFIQLLNANQVRYLVIGGYAVALHGYPRYTKDIDIWIEMTPENAENMMKVLAEFGFASVDLQADDFLVPDQVIQLGYPPSRIDLITTPDGIDFGNCYASRLQVEMGGVTVNFIDLGNLKVNKRASGRLQDLADLENLEN from the coding sequence GTGCTGAACCCAGATTTCAAAGAGTTTATTCAATTACTAAACGCTAATCAGGTTCGTTATCTGGTGATTGGCGGCTATGCGGTCGCGTTGCATGGTTATCCCCGTTACACCAAGGATATTGATATCTGGATTGAGATGACTCCAGAAAATGCCGAGAACATGATGAAAGTTTTAGCTGAGTTTGGCTTTGCCTCTGTCGATTTACAGGCTGATGATTTTTTAGTCCCTGATCAAGTGATTCAGTTAGGTTATCCGCCTAGTCGTATTGACTTAATCACAACACCCGATGGAATTGACTTTGGGAATTGCTACGCATCTCGTTTGCAAGTTGAAATGGGCGGAGTAACCGTCAATTTTATTGATCTAGGCAATCTTAAAGTGAACAAACGAGCTTCTGGGCGTCTTCAAGATCTTGCAGATTTAGAAAACCTGGAAAATTGA